aaatgtatatacGAAGAGTTGGACCGAATGTTAGGCCTTGGGGTGATTGAAGAATCAGATAGCCCGTGGTCTTCCCCGGTAGTAATTGTGCGTAAGCCAGGTAAGGTTCGCCTTTGCCTTGATAGCCGGAAAGTTAACGGAGTAACAGTCAAAAATGCTTACCCTATGCCCCTCATTGATGGCATTTTAAGTAGACTTCCAAAAGCGCAGTTCATTTCAAGCATCGATCTTAAAGATGCTTACTGGCAGATTCCGCTTACTCCAAGGGCTCGGGAGAAGACGGCTTTTGCTGTGCCTGGGAGGCCGCTATATCAATTcacggtgatgccgtttggttTATGCAATGCCCCACAGACCATGTCCAAACTGATGGATAAAGTTATCTCACCATCTTTGCGAAATGAGATTTTCATTTATCTCGACGACAAGCACATGTCCGTGTTGAAAGCGCTGGCCGACCGACTGTCTCAAGCTGGACTGACGATAAACGTAGAGAAGAGCAAATTTTGCCTGAAGGAAGtgaaatacctgggccacgtgATAGGGTATGGGATGATACAAACGGATCCCGAAAAAGTTGCTGCTATTCGGGAGTTTCCAGTGCCTCGATCGGTGAAGCAAGTGCGACGATTTTTGGGAACCACTGGATGGTAccataaatatattaaaaactatGCCGGAATTGCTGCCCCAATATCAGATACACTAAAGCAACGTCGATCGTTTGTATGGACCAACGAAGCGCAAAGGGCGTTTGAAAGTTTAAAAGACCAAATGTGCGAGGCACCAGTCCTACATAGCCCCGACTTTAccattccatttgccattcattgcgatgccagccacACCGGAGTTGGCGGCGTGTTAATGCAAACGGATAGCGATGGTAATGACATCCCAATCGCATTCATGTCTCGCAAGCTGAATCAGTGTCAGCGAAATTATTCAGTCACGGAGAAAGAGTGTTTGGCAGCCATAATGTGTGTGAAGAAGTTTCGAGCCCATGGGGAAGGACACGAGTTCTCCATCCATACCGACCATGCATCATTGAAGTGGCTAATGTCACAATCGGACCTAAGTTCTAGATTGGCAAGATGGGCTCTCAAATTGCAGGGGTTCAACTTCAAAATTTTCCACCGCAAAGGTAGCCAAAATGTTGTCCCAGATGCTCTGTCGcgggtgcacaccgaagatctATCGGCATTCAGCTGCGATGGATTGGTAGACCTGCAGTCTGATTGCTTCAAGTCGGCAGAATATTTGGAACTGATTCGAAAAATTAAAGGCAACCAGACACAGATGCCAGACATTAAGGTGATCGATATTCTCATATATCGGCGAGCAGAACACGCGGCTGCTGATCAGATCGCTGACGACCTGTGTTGGAAGCTGTGGGTTCCAACGGAGGAGGTGTCCGATGTACTAAAACAGAGTCACGAACAGTCGCTAGCAGCTCATAGCGGCATTAATAAAACGTTGGAGAGAGTTCGacgttattattattggccaagttTAGTAACCGATGTGAGAGCGTTCATAAACAGCTGTTCGGTCTGCAAGTGCACCAAGTACCCGAATCGTTCGTTACGACCCCCATTAGCTCCAGTGAAGGAAACTCAACGAGTGTTTCAGAAGTTGTTTGTGGCTTTCCTGGGTCCGTATCCACGAAGCAAATCCGGAAATATCGGTATCTTCGTTGTTTTGGACCATCTTTCAAAATATCCGTTTTTAAAACCcgtaaagaaatttacagcggAGGCGATAACTCGATTCATGGAAGAGGACCTATTCCATTGCTTCGGGGTACCCGAAGTGGTTGTGTCCGACAATGGAGTACAATTTAAGTCCCATCACTTCAATTCGCTGTTGAAAAAGTACAATGTGCAGCATTTTTATACGGCTGTGTACGCACCTCAAGCCAACGCATCGGAACGCGTTAACAGATCCGTTATTGCCGCCATTAAAGCTTACATCAAGCCAGATCAAACTAATTGGGATGAGCAGCTTAGTTCTATTAGTTGTGCCTTACGATCTAGTCTGCATTCAGCCCTAAACGACAGCCCCTATCGGGTTGCATTTGGACAGCACATGATCACCAATGGAGACACCTATCAGCTCTTACGAAATTTGCAGGTTTTAGAAGATCGTACCGTGAGTTTTGGTCGGGAAGATTCGTTTGATGTGATTCGAAAAACAGCCCAACgaacaatacaaaaacaacaccaacgAAACGAACAGCAGTACCTTCGAAGTCGTGAAGTGGCTTTCAAAGTTGGCCAGGAGGTCTACAGACGCAACTTTCAGCAGAGCAATTTCGTTAAAGGTTTCAGCGCAAAACTGGCTCCTACTTTTGTAAAAGCTAGAATAAAACGTAGGCTTGGTCACAGTTATTACGAGTTGGAAGATCCCCAAGGTAGACTTATCGGAAAATACCACGCTAAAGACATAAAGCAGTGACCATCCTAATACCGGTTAACGGTTTTCCTCCAAGCGTCTATCACCCTTtgatgtgattaacaccaaagTGTGATCTTGGCCGGGGGGAtttgtagtggtcgcttgtcgggcggatattgtggacgttgacatgcaatgactgcatctttcaagaggcgatgcagttactgcaccgtcaagtggcccgtgtgacaccagcagaaggctgttacgcgcggatcccaggcaaaacgcagccctcctcccgcccaaccgaccgaggggcgctgccgcatgacgcgcggtgcgtagccgaaccaaacgcgaacatgcaagaaagatagctattagactaacattcgaggaaaattagtactaaacttactaagaaactaagcatgcaatcaaagtacaaataccactacagttactaattaatagaaaggtgtgtaaggattaataatttaataagaggaagagaattagtggtggatataatatggtagagggaattataatccgagcataagaccctaaacggttcatgcaaggaataattcgatctacaaagtggaaggaacaacggtataaaatttctagtcagtctaataggaatcgtgaagtttatgcagctcaacagatcagggctgtctatgtcacccctgatcaagttgtgcataaatatcacaccaagcatttttctacggttaactaaggatgggaggtttactaatagtagtctactagagtaagatgggagtcttacacccgcatcccagttaaggccccgcagagcaaagagtaaaaagtttttctgtactgattctataccgtcctggtgtactttgtactgagggcaccatacacaggagccgtattctaagatcggacgaacaagcgaggtatagagagtctttgttatataggggtcgtcaaattcctttgaccacctctttataaacccaagcacgcccattgccttatttaccatggtagaaatgtgttcggaaaactttaacttggggtctaacataacacccagatcatccaccagggtaattctctcaagagaaccaccaaatagggtgtagggagccaacaaagggctagaacgatgaaatgtcataactttgcatttcgaggcattaaggtgtaacaagtttgcacaacaccatggctgaaagttattgagatcggattgcaagcgagaatgaaatgaaatgtccttgtactggacacagagtttaacatcatccgcatacataagtactcgagagtatgttaatactgaaggtaagtcattaataaagagtgtgaagagtaaggggcctagatggctgccttgtggtactcccgaagaaacctttactggtaaagagagggagtttttgaagaggactctttgagacctagaacatagatagctagaaatccatctcaggaggttgggcggaaaccctaaaaggtcaagtttatgcgctaaaagggaatggtttacagagtcgaatgctttactaaagtcggtgtaaataacatccgtctgtaagttacattgaaagcctttaataatgaaagaggtaaactctaacaagttcgtggtggttgatcgccgccttataaatccatgctgagttggagatataagtgacttgcagagatgttgcaagtgcggagttaaaaccctctcaaacattttaggaatagcggataactttgctatacctctataattttttgcatcagacttgctaccttttttatggagaggaattataaacgattccttccagatcggggggaagcaagaagaatcaatggatagggtgaatagtttaagcaaaggtccacacagagcctcggcgcagtacctgagtatacaacctggaaccccgtctggacccggtgaaaacaccggcttaactagtcgaagatcatgaagtagggaacattcatttaacaagggactgaaaatgccgttcgacctcggtaaaccgtatgggtacggatgaccagagtagctttcctcagaataggtggtttggaagaattgggcaaaaagatcggcaattgcctgatcattatttgccgacgtattacaaaatgatagcgaggatgggtgtgcggacgttctacgcttactgtttacgaagctgtaaaactgtttagggtcctgagaaaaacgtatcctgcatcgagataggtagttcttatagcactgagcattaagaactgaaaagtttgaccgagctagtacatagcgagagtgagaagtaagagaacccacttcttgaaattttttataaagtcttgattttaagttttttagactggataactctttggtaaaccaagggggttttccagatctagtcggacaagaaagcgggacacaagaatcgaaaaatgtgccaagagcattgtaaaaaatgtttgtgccttttatgatatcagtgcacaagtacaaagcggaccaatcaaaatccctaatgaggttattaagcttcgcaaactcggctttacgaaagcagcggacacgttcgggcagcctactcgaccgatccaatacagttggtcctatatctagcgacacctcgaaagtagggtggtaggcgtcttcaggtatagtgagcggaagggctcggcttaacaacactatgacccaaggaatttttcacatggttgacttgagacagggataggtcaagcaagccgtcaacaaagtcatgtcgtgacatgggcactaggatactagactcgtttaccgaagaccaaacagttcctggcaagttgaagtcaccaagaactatcatacgatctttatcagatagcgaggaagaaacagcggttaaagcggacaagtgctgctcataaattgaaatatccgaagaaggtgggatatacgagcaagtaatgaatatagcgaaagcgggaagaatcagttttacacacaggaattccagttcctgttgaacttggactggataggaaagcatatttgtgttcttcgcctgaaagatatatttatttatatatttatttattatttatatatttatgtatattatatatataaatatatttatatatattatattatttatacaagtatatatcacacctcaccgagatacttattaactattaagtttagtccccatagttagtgtatagttaggttggcttaatttcttgttgtggtgttacatgttaaatgttcctggtcgtgtgggggctagcgccatctagggttgacattaagaatatgcttaaaaacgaacaaaaatctccccaccatgtccataaccattcaaggtgaatggcgaaggatcgtgcaTGAAGGATCGCCTATCGATATATTCCCATCGGTGGCACCTTTTGTTTATATTCGTACTTGTTGGCATTTGTTCTAAGAGCGAAATTAATCCAACGAAGCAATGCCACTGGCTGGGCCACCTGAAAAATAACTATTATATCTGAGCTGAAAGGAGACGAGGGCTAAAAATGGCATTCCTGGGCGACTGTGTGATTGTATTTGTGTCGCAGATGCTGTTTTTTGCCGGAGGATGGATGTTTTTCAACAAGGAACTCTTCAAGCACTATGAAATTCGCCACATATCCGTTCAGCTGATCTTCTCATCCACCTTCGCCCTGTCGGTGACCATGTTTGAGTTGATTATATTCGAGATCATCGGCGTTCTAGAGTCGAGTTCCCGGTACTTCCATTGGCGCTTGGGTCTCACGTTGCTACTGTTTATGGTGACGGCTGTGATACCGATCTATATCTGCTACTCTGTGATACACAGCATTTCCTTTTTTTCCGACAAATTGGTGAGAATATTGACGACAATCTGCTGGTTTGTCTTTCTCTATGGCCTCTGGCGTATTGGTGAACCATTTCCACTGCTTAGTGCATCCCACGGCATATTTACCATTGAGCAGGGCGTTTCCCGGATCAGTGTTATTGGTGTCACTGTAATGGCCATACTGTCTGGATTTGGTGCCGTGAACTATCCCTACACCAGCATGACCTACTTTATCAAGCCCGTTTCCCGTAATGACATCATCTGTTTCGAACGTCGATTGGCTTTGACGGTGGATATGCTGACGGGCAAGAAGCGACGCATTGCTATGGCTGCTTATAACCATAATAAACAGCATAACACAAAGCCCAGAATATGGGAAATGATAACGTCGGCAGTGCACCGCACAAACAGCGGCGAAGACATCAACCAACTAAAGCAAGAAGTCTACGGCTTGGAGGAGCTACTGCGCTCCGTCTTCCTGGAGTTGAATTCGCTGAAAAACATGGAAGAGCGTCAGCGTTGGTCGGAAACGCTGAAGGGAAAGTACTTTAATGTGATTGGACACTTTTTCAGTGTCTACTGCGTCTATAAGATATTTATGTGTTGCATCAATATCATATTCGACAGAGTGGGTCGCAAGGATCCCGTAACCCGTGGCCTGGAGATAGCCATCCATTGGTGCGGCTTTGACATAGACTTTGCCTTTTGGAACCAGCACATTTCGTTTTGGCTGGTTGGCTGCATCGTGATCACCTCCATACGGGGCCTGTTGCTAACCCTCACTAAGTTCTTTTATCGCATTTCATCGAGTAAGTCGAGCAACATCATCGTGCTGATCCTCGGGCAGATCATGGGCATGTATTTCTGCTCCTCGGTGCTGCTGATGCGCATGAATATGCCAGCCGAGTATCGGGTGATCATCACCGAGGTTCTCGGCAATCTACACTTTAACTTCTATCATCGTTGGTTCGATGTCATATTCCTGGTCAGCGCCCTGACTACCACCGTTGTGTTATATCTGTCTCGGAAGCCAGTTCCTTCGGATGACTCCGACTTACACTGAGAGAGGAGAGACAGATAGTCTCTCTATTAGGCTAAGGAGAATTGTCTTAGAATAATTTAGTATAACTACGGCAATCTGAAAGTTGTTTAAATCAATGTATATACCAGTGTATATATTTAATTGAATATTATGTAACTATGTAACTTCACAATCAATGcacaaaaatcaaaaatcaaaggcagatccggagaaaaaaatttttgttggtcagtagatccgcccaaatctttctttctcctcgtggccgtacaagcattcagaaaaaaaaaataataaaaataaaattaaaccgccgtaaataaccgtggtgtgaaaccaaagtgcactcgatcgggaaaaaagaacccaagaaagcagattgggctctaatcgaaaacgtgagtaccggccttcgacagtgctaggagcctcgaagtaagattttccgactttttctgtagtttccgcttggaggtgagcagccccaacacaaaaaaaaaaaaacacctttagaaagaaggaattagcacctcaaccccatccccctattttcgcagtgccagttccaaccgggtaaatatgtgcatggagtaactgttagaaaaagtagcctgatcagtattttcaaattccacattagaatcggcacttagtttgggaattatccaaaagctggagcccgagctttaagcccccgcactacgaaccagctgatccaccaagtcgcgggcagtgaactttggctgcgcgagacgaagacagccgtctgaacgggcttagtgcggcgaaATGGCGTAATcgtttcgcattcaaaaccgtggcaagaaacggaaaccggtgcttgcagtcagcgtaggaccgaagccgcttaaatgttcctaccgggcgggaaaaaatagtgcaccacgtgtgtacataacctcccgtcgacccctagtggtatcgcctctcttgttcttctcgtgattcggcctagctgttccaaacgtttatttaaagtgcagtggaggccagcgtttgtcttatgtgcacgttagtgtcattatgtaggctgaatgaaaactgtaagagatgtgctcacatacatatgtatacaccgcccactg
Above is a genomic segment from Drosophila miranda strain MSH22 chromosome Y unlocalized genomic scaffold, D.miranda_PacBio2.1 Contig_Y3_pilon, whole genome shotgun sequence containing:
- the LOC117194695 gene encoding Golgi pH regulator-like encodes the protein MAFLGDCVIVFVSQMLFFAGGWMFFNKELFKHYEIRHISVQLIFSSTFALSVTMFELIIFEIIGVLESSSRYFHWRLGLTLLLFMVTAVIPIYICYSVIHSISFFSDKLVRILTTICWFVFLYGLWRIGEPFPLLSASHGIFTIEQGVSRISVIGVTVMAILSGFGAVNYPYTSMTYFIKPVSRNDIICFERRLALTVDMLTGKKRRIAMAAYNHNKQHNTKPRIWEMITSAVHRTNSGEDINQLKQEVYGLEELLRSVFLELNSLKNMEERQRWSETLKGKYFNVIGHFFSVYCVYKIFMCCINIIFDRVGRKDPVTRGLEIAIHWCGFDIDFAFWNQHISFWLVGCIVITSIRGLLLTLTKFFYRISSSKSSNIIVLILGQIMGMYFCSSVLLMRMNMPAEYRVIITEVLGNLHFNFYHRWFDVIFLVSALTTTVVLYLSRKPVPSDDSDLH